From a single Vibrio toranzoniae genomic region:
- a CDS encoding sensor histidine kinase: MPIRRQWWSKWAFRFKTMVRYRLLFLTSAPIILTLCALVAITLYWSVHYTWQGALIDVDERLDVADNSIQLIQSQQAYNVRAFAESYNFRVKLSSDTSKEELTRWVSENKSRYELDFLRWHSVERMDKKLEYLNLTHKASFFSVLSQNELSNLDRDLARKAEVPMLNGQSVETRGLVSRTVVSIRDENDRVIGFLDGGILLNNSTQLVDQISNLIYPQRDGLNRRIGTVTVFLDDLRVSTNVPLSSEKSAGRAIGTRVSHEVHSKVLNEGKEWLDRAYVYDAWYITAYQPIHDQFDNVIGMLYTGYLIWPLIETYLTNLGEISITIVLLLLTSGLIVHRGARDLFNPIERIHKVVKLVQMGKDKRIGALGLDDQHELTLLAKQFDKMLDLLHERNQEIQQAASELECKVHSRTASLKEKTEELELHIKLLNQARDKLVVNEKLAALGELTAGIAHEINNPTAVILGNVELMKFELGDEVSRVDEEVHAIMEQIDRIRNITRSLLQYSRHGGVQDEITWQHINPIVDESITLVKTGAKKKGILYVSQLNAKTSVEVNRNQLLQILVNLQMNAIHAMDGQGTLTISSEDWLENGVSHGAIVHVEDEGCGINEEQLKRIFSPFYTTKRDGTGLGLSVSQSILSQTGGEIRVESKVGKGSRFSIYLQQKATPQLLVSNL; this comes from the coding sequence ATGCCGATTAGACGTCAGTGGTGGTCCAAGTGGGCGTTCCGCTTCAAGACCATGGTACGTTACCGTTTATTGTTTCTGACATCTGCGCCGATCATTCTGACGTTGTGCGCGCTTGTTGCTATCACGCTGTATTGGTCGGTTCATTACACGTGGCAGGGGGCATTGATTGATGTTGATGAGCGCTTGGACGTTGCCGACAACAGTATTCAACTGATTCAAAGCCAACAGGCTTACAACGTTCGTGCCTTTGCTGAGTCATACAACTTCCGCGTCAAACTCTCGAGTGATACTTCAAAAGAAGAACTCACGCGTTGGGTTTCAGAAAACAAATCTCGCTATGAACTCGATTTTCTACGCTGGCATAGTGTCGAACGTATGGATAAGAAGCTGGAATACCTGAATCTGACCCACAAAGCGTCGTTTTTCAGCGTATTAAGCCAAAATGAACTCAGCAACCTAGACCGAGATCTCGCGAGAAAAGCCGAAGTGCCTATGCTTAACGGACAGAGTGTCGAAACACGAGGTCTAGTCAGTCGCACAGTCGTATCCATTCGGGATGAGAATGACCGTGTAATTGGTTTCCTAGATGGCGGTATCCTACTCAACAACAGTACACAGCTCGTTGATCAAATCAGCAACTTGATCTATCCGCAACGCGATGGACTTAATCGTCGTATTGGTACTGTCACCGTATTTCTTGATGATCTACGTGTCAGCACCAACGTGCCTTTAAGCAGTGAAAAGAGTGCAGGACGCGCGATTGGTACGCGTGTTTCGCATGAGGTTCACTCAAAAGTCTTAAACGAAGGCAAGGAGTGGCTAGATCGCGCGTATGTTTACGACGCTTGGTACATCACCGCATATCAGCCTATACATGACCAGTTCGATAATGTGATTGGCATGCTTTATACCGGGTATCTGATTTGGCCGTTAATAGAAACATATCTGACCAACCTTGGTGAAATCAGCATTACGATTGTGCTGCTATTGCTGACTTCTGGCTTGATCGTTCATCGTGGTGCACGTGATCTTTTCAACCCAATTGAACGCATCCATAAAGTGGTCAAGCTAGTACAGATGGGTAAAGACAAGCGAATTGGCGCGCTTGGTCTGGATGATCAACATGAATTAACACTACTCGCTAAACAATTCGATAAGATGTTGGATTTGCTCCACGAGCGCAACCAAGAGATTCAACAAGCGGCTTCTGAGCTAGAATGTAAGGTTCACTCACGTACGGCGAGCTTGAAAGAGAAAACTGAAGAGCTTGAACTGCATATCAAACTGCTCAATCAAGCTAGAGATAAGCTGGTGGTCAATGAAAAATTAGCCGCGCTAGGTGAATTAACCGCAGGCATTGCTCATGAGATTAATAATCCGACGGCGGTGATTCTTGGCAACGTCGAATTGATGAAGTTTGAACTCGGTGACGAAGTGAGCCGCGTAGACGAAGAAGTCCACGCCATCATGGAGCAGATTGACCGTATCCGAAACATCACCCGAAGCCTGCTTCAATACAGCCGACACGGCGGCGTACAAGACGAAATTACGTGGCAACATATCAACCCAATCGTTGATGAGAGCATTACGCTTGTAAAAACGGGTGCGAAGAAAAAAGGCATTTTGTACGTATCACAACTGAATGCTAAAACCTCAGTGGAAGTGAACCGCAACCAATTATTGCAGATTCTAGTTAACCTACAAATGAATGCCATTCATGCCATGGACGGACAGGGCACATTGACTATCTCAAGTGAAGACTGGCTTGAAAATGGCGTGTCTCATGGGGCGATTGTTCATGTGGAAGATGAAGGTTGTGGTATCAATGAAGAGCAATTGAAACGTATTTTCTCGCCTTTCTATACCACCAAACGAGACGGTACTGGCTTAGGTTTGTCAGTGTCTCAAAGTATATTGAGTCAAACGGGCGGCGAGATACGAGTTGAATCGAAAGTGGGTAAAGGGAGCCGCTTTAGTATTTACCTTCAACAGAAAGCTACGCCTCAATTGCTAGTATCAAATCTATAA